A genomic window from Brevibacillus agri includes:
- the glmS gene encoding glutamine--fructose-6-phosphate transaminase (isomerizing), with protein MCGIMGYIGYRQAQPILINGLRKLEYRGYDSAGIAVCDGKSIAVRKAKGRIDALVEKTEKSGLSGSIGIGHTRWATHGRPSDENSHPHVDQTQKFSIVHNGIIENYLEIKQELIEQGVAFSSETDTEVIVHLLSREYDGDLLAAVRKVAGKIRGAFALGVMSEYEPDKLIAVRMASPLIIGVGENENFIGSDIPAILEHTRDVYVLEDGDLAVLTRDSVQVMSLATDEPIERDLVRIDWNKEQAEKDGYAHYMEKEIYEQPRALRNTMTGRIDEAGQKVVFPDLQLPAETIRSIEKIYIVACGTAYHAGLIGKHVIESLARIPVEVDVASEFRYRRPLFGPNTLTIAVSQSGETADTLAAMREAKRNGSVVLAITNVVGSSIAREADEVITTNAGPEIAVASTKAYTSQLIAFYLWGMYLAQEKAALAPAEIASLIQSLQQLPGQVEDILAHAQQLRQFAEAIKDERHLFFIGRGIDHAVSMEGSLKLKEISYIHSEAYAAGELKHGTLALIEEGTRVVALSTQDALHEKMISNITEVKARGANVLGITHEDHVDLHRSVDDVCLIPKTDALFTPVLAVIPLQLIAYYTSVVLGNDVDRPRNLAKSVTVE; from the coding sequence ATGTGCGGAATTATGGGATACATCGGGTACAGACAAGCACAACCCATTTTGATTAACGGACTTCGCAAGCTGGAATACAGAGGCTACGACTCGGCTGGCATCGCGGTCTGCGACGGCAAGTCGATCGCCGTACGCAAGGCAAAAGGCAGAATCGACGCCCTCGTGGAGAAGACGGAAAAGTCCGGGCTTTCCGGCTCCATCGGCATCGGCCACACGCGCTGGGCGACGCACGGGCGGCCATCGGATGAGAACTCTCACCCTCACGTGGACCAGACGCAAAAATTTTCCATCGTGCACAACGGCATTATCGAAAACTACCTGGAAATCAAGCAGGAGCTGATCGAGCAAGGCGTCGCGTTTAGCTCGGAGACCGATACGGAGGTGATCGTCCACCTTTTGTCCCGCGAATACGACGGCGACCTGCTCGCTGCGGTGCGCAAGGTGGCAGGCAAAATCCGCGGGGCGTTTGCCCTTGGCGTCATGTCGGAGTATGAGCCGGACAAGCTGATCGCAGTCCGTATGGCAAGTCCGCTGATTATCGGGGTAGGCGAAAACGAGAACTTCATCGGCTCCGATATTCCCGCCATCCTGGAGCATACGCGCGACGTGTACGTTTTGGAAGACGGCGATCTGGCCGTCTTGACCAGAGATTCGGTGCAGGTCATGAGCCTGGCGACAGACGAGCCGATAGAGCGCGATCTCGTCCGGATTGACTGGAACAAGGAGCAAGCGGAAAAAGACGGCTACGCGCATTATATGGAAAAAGAAATCTACGAGCAGCCGCGCGCATTGCGCAACACGATGACAGGCCGTATCGACGAAGCCGGACAGAAGGTTGTTTTCCCTGATCTGCAACTGCCAGCCGAAACGATTCGCAGCATCGAGAAAATTTACATTGTCGCATGCGGCACAGCTTACCATGCAGGTCTGATCGGCAAGCATGTGATCGAGAGTCTTGCGCGCATCCCGGTCGAGGTCGACGTGGCCTCCGAGTTTCGTTACCGCCGCCCGCTGTTCGGGCCAAACACGTTGACGATTGCTGTCAGCCAGTCCGGTGAGACAGCAGATACGCTGGCGGCGATGCGGGAAGCGAAGCGCAACGGCTCTGTCGTGCTCGCTATTACCAACGTAGTCGGCAGCTCGATTGCCCGCGAGGCAGATGAAGTCATCACGACCAATGCCGGACCGGAGATCGCCGTCGCTTCTACGAAAGCGTACACCTCCCAGCTCATCGCCTTCTATTTGTGGGGAATGTACTTGGCGCAGGAAAAAGCGGCGCTTGCGCCAGCCGAGATCGCTTCGCTGATTCAGAGCTTGCAACAATTGCCTGGACAGGTAGAGGACATTCTCGCGCATGCCCAGCAGCTTCGCCAGTTTGCTGAAGCGATCAAGGACGAGCGCCATCTGTTTTTCATCGGCCGGGGGATTGACCATGCCGTATCCATGGAAGGCTCGCTCAAGCTCAAGGAAATCTCCTATATCCATTCGGAGGCGTATGCCGCAGGGGAGCTGAAGCACGGCACGCTGGCGTTGATCGAGGAAGGCACGCGGGTCGTTGCCCTGTCCACGCAGGACGCTTTGCACGAGAAAATGATTAGCAATATTACCGAAGTGAAGGCGCGCGGTGCCAACGTACTCGGCATCACGCACGAGGATCATGTCGATCTGCATCGCTCGGTGGATGACGTCTGCCTGATTCCGAAGACAGATGCGCTGTTTACCCCGGTGCTCGCCGTCATTCCGCTGCAGCTCATCGCCTACTACACTTCTGTCGTGCTGGGCAACGACGTAGATCGTCCACGCAATTTGGCAAAAAGTGTAACAGTTGAGTAA
- a CDS encoding GNAT family N-acetyltransferase: protein MKKSLKYVILPPQALAESQATLVRFARQEGDRRITKHAIDWLSRLTPKLLSKKDSSVALAMNGKRVVGLFAVSRCGLGQSFLVVDKRYRNRGIGKALTTLICQRLPKLYVRVALDNEASLTLFRTMGFEPVKASIGPTGKPTLWFAFGHWNPTDLQEHAG, encoded by the coding sequence ATGAAAAAATCGTTGAAATACGTGATCTTACCTCCGCAAGCACTGGCTGAATCTCAGGCGACTCTGGTGAGATTTGCCCGTCAGGAAGGGGATCGGCGCATCACCAAGCACGCAATCGACTGGCTCTCGCGCCTGACCCCCAAGCTGCTTTCCAAAAAGGATTCCAGTGTCGCTCTTGCCATGAACGGGAAACGCGTCGTTGGCTTGTTCGCCGTTTCCCGCTGTGGACTGGGTCAATCCTTCCTGGTTGTAGATAAGCGCTACCGCAATCGGGGAATCGGCAAAGCGCTGACGACGCTCATCTGTCAGCGCTTGCCCAAACTGTACGTGCGCGTAGCTCTCGATAATGAGGCAAGTCTTACCCTTTTTCGCACCATGGGCTTCGAGCCTGTCAAAGCGAGCATCGGGCCAACGGGAAAGCCTACGCTCTGGTTCGCTTTTGGCCACTGGAATCCCACCGATTTGCAGGAACATGCCGGATGA
- a CDS encoding glycosyltransferase family 2 protein has translation MREFLLYYGMFAMYYVIAINSLYFIIMMFSFKSIMGILKNSIYSRFQALSGSEHVPPISILVPAYNEELTIIENVRSLLALNYPRYEVIVVNDGSKDDTLQVLIEEFSLKISQHMPVQPLLQTSRVRGIYHNPAFPNLYLIDKENGGKADSLNAGINLSHYPLIASIDADSLLEKDALIRIAKVYMENPEETVAIGGDIRIANGCKIENGVVKDIRLPDKFLPMMQSVEYLKAFLGGRIGWSAINGLIIVSGAFGVFRKDYVVKVGGYREGYPGEDMNIIIKLHKYMLENNLPYRVAFCPDAVCWTQAPDSLKILGSQRRRWGRGNLKNMIEYGKHMVFRPKYKLFGMLTLPFNILFETLNPYFRITGLLALIGYTMLDMTNSHVLLIYGLLNVLYGVLLGIGSILLEEIAFRRYPRFRDIVKMLFYTILMFFGYRQIGVIWRFLGHIEYLRNNNSWGTMTRTSWQSKNNKNISSLEA, from the coding sequence ATGAGAGAGTTTCTGCTCTATTACGGAATGTTTGCGATGTACTACGTCATCGCGATCAATTCCTTGTACTTCATCATCATGATGTTTTCGTTCAAGAGCATCATGGGGATTCTGAAAAACTCCATTTACTCGCGGTTCCAGGCATTGTCCGGCTCGGAGCATGTACCGCCGATCTCGATTCTGGTCCCGGCGTACAACGAAGAGCTGACGATCATCGAAAACGTCCGGTCACTGCTCGCCTTAAACTACCCGCGCTACGAAGTGATCGTCGTCAATGACGGATCGAAGGACGATACGTTGCAGGTGCTCATCGAGGAGTTTTCGCTGAAAATCTCCCAGCACATGCCTGTCCAGCCGCTGCTGCAAACCTCGCGTGTACGGGGAATCTATCACAATCCGGCGTTCCCCAATCTGTATTTGATCGACAAAGAAAACGGAGGAAAAGCCGATTCGCTGAACGCGGGCATCAACCTGTCGCACTACCCGCTGATCGCTTCCATTGACGCCGATTCCTTGCTGGAAAAAGACGCACTCATCCGCATCGCCAAGGTGTACATGGAAAATCCCGAGGAAACCGTGGCGATCGGGGGCGACATCCGGATCGCCAATGGCTGCAAGATCGAAAACGGCGTCGTCAAAGACATTCGTTTGCCAGACAAGTTTTTGCCGATGATGCAATCGGTCGAATACTTGAAGGCGTTTCTCGGAGGGCGGATCGGCTGGAGCGCGATCAACGGCTTGATTATCGTCTCGGGTGCGTTCGGCGTGTTCCGCAAAGACTACGTCGTCAAGGTCGGCGGCTATCGCGAGGGGTATCCCGGCGAGGACATGAACATCATTATCAAACTGCACAAATACATGCTGGAAAACAACTTGCCGTACCGGGTGGCGTTTTGCCCGGATGCCGTTTGCTGGACGCAAGCGCCGGACTCGCTGAAGATTCTCGGCAGCCAGCGCCGCAGATGGGGACGCGGCAACCTGAAAAACATGATCGAATACGGCAAGCACATGGTCTTTCGCCCGAAATACAAGCTGTTCGGGATGCTGACTTTGCCCTTCAACATTTTGTTTGAAACGTTGAATCCGTATTTCCGCATCACGGGTCTGCTCGCGCTCATCGGTTATACGATGCTGGACATGACGAACAGCCACGTTCTTTTGATCTACGGTCTGCTCAACGTGCTGTATGGCGTACTGTTGGGGATCGGCTCGATCTTGCTGGAGGAAATCGCGTTTCGGCGATACCCGCGCTTCCGGGACATCGTCAAAATGCTTTTCTATACAATCCTGATGTTTTTTGGCTATCGGCAAATCGGCGTCATCTGGAGATTCCTCGGACATATTGAATATTTGCGCAACAACAACTCGTGGGGAACGATGACCCGGACGAGCTGGCAGTCCAAAAACAACAAAAATATTTCCAGTTTGGAGGCTTGA
- the glmU gene encoding bifunctional UDP-N-acetylglucosamine diphosphorylase/glucosamine-1-phosphate N-acetyltransferase GlmU, which yields MNIHAVVLAAGKGTRMNSALYKVMHPLCGKPMIEHVVGALEPLSLHTLVVVVGHGAEAVKKQLGSRVQYAQQKEQLGTAHAVWMSKDILAEQNGVTIVLNGDTPLVQSETLRRLLDYHQSKQAAATVLTSIVEDPTGYGRIIRDENGDVRKIVEEKDATLGQKKVNEISTGIFCFDNRKLFATLPNVSNQNAQGEYYLPDVLALLQEQGELVAAHVTEDPEEGSGVNDRVQLAHLERLMRKRINERHMKSGVTMIDPAATYIDSAVTIGRDTVLYPGTFLLGATQIGEGCQVGPHAHVKDMVVEDYTRVPPFSSFDGSAYTDRAAVEVAATTNGQDHGLN from the coding sequence ATGAACATACACGCAGTAGTGCTCGCAGCAGGAAAAGGAACCAGAATGAACTCTGCCTTGTACAAAGTCATGCATCCGCTGTGCGGAAAGCCGATGATCGAGCATGTCGTCGGGGCACTGGAGCCTTTGTCACTACATACCTTGGTTGTCGTTGTCGGTCACGGGGCCGAAGCCGTGAAAAAGCAGCTCGGAAGCCGCGTGCAATACGCGCAGCAGAAGGAGCAGCTCGGCACGGCGCACGCCGTATGGATGAGCAAAGACATCCTCGCAGAGCAAAACGGCGTGACGATCGTGCTCAATGGCGATACGCCGCTCGTGCAAAGCGAAACGCTGCGGCGTCTGCTCGACTACCATCAGTCGAAGCAGGCGGCAGCGACGGTTTTGACTTCCATCGTGGAAGACCCGACCGGCTACGGAAGAATCATTCGCGACGAGAACGGCGATGTCCGCAAAATCGTCGAGGAAAAGGACGCGACCCTCGGGCAAAAAAAGGTGAACGAAATCAGCACGGGCATCTTTTGCTTCGATAATCGAAAGCTTTTTGCGACCCTCCCGAACGTCTCCAATCAGAACGCGCAGGGCGAGTATTACTTGCCAGACGTCCTGGCGCTTTTGCAGGAGCAGGGAGAACTGGTGGCCGCACACGTTACCGAAGATCCGGAGGAAGGCTCAGGCGTAAACGACCGCGTGCAGCTCGCCCACCTGGAGCGGCTCATGCGCAAGCGGATCAACGAGCGCCACATGAAGAGCGGCGTGACCATGATCGACCCGGCCGCTACGTACATCGACTCGGCGGTGACGATCGGGCGCGATACGGTGCTGTATCCCGGGACGTTTTTGCTTGGCGCGACGCAGATCGGGGAAGGCTGCCAGGTTGGGCCGCACGCCCACGTCAAGGATATGGTCGTCGAAGATTACACGCGAGTTCCGCCGTTTTCCTCATTTGACGGGAGCGCGTACACAGACAGGGCGGCAGTTGAGGTGGCAGCGACGACAAACGGGCAGGATCACGGCCTGAATTGA
- a CDS encoding nucleotide sugar dehydrogenase produces the protein MTRYEELQQLLGQKTAKIGVIGLGYVGLPLAVETVKSGYTVVGIDLHAGKIESLKKGESYVQDVSNETLQECLATGRFFPTTDYRAIEELDAISICVPTPLSPNQDPDTSYITNVVEQIKQYMRKGLLITLESTTYPGTTEELIGRELEKLGYVTGVDFFLCYSPERVDPGNRKFNTYNTPKIIGGTTERCIELGTLLYGNLVKTVVPVSSPKVAEMSKLLENTFRSVNIAFMNEMAMMCDRMGINVWEVIKAASTKPFGFMPFYPGPGIGGHCIPLDPMYLSWKAKGYRFHSQFIEIAQSINDNMPDYVLNKTAQVLNIYAKAINSSRILILGMAYKPDVDDLRESPGLEIYELFKKSGAQVDYYDPYAQSFVNKKGQVVSSIENDYELFKTYDCMVLITNHKCFHYQELADLGVAIIDTRNAFDGITNPNVYRIGTSVAIQEEKEVVSLLA, from the coding sequence ATGACAAGATACGAGGAACTCCAGCAACTGCTTGGGCAAAAGACAGCGAAAATCGGGGTGATTGGGCTTGGGTATGTCGGGCTGCCGCTCGCGGTAGAGACGGTGAAGAGCGGGTACACCGTCGTCGGGATCGACCTGCACGCGGGAAAGATTGAGAGCTTGAAAAAAGGAGAGTCGTACGTGCAGGACGTCTCCAACGAAACCTTGCAGGAATGCCTGGCGACGGGGCGCTTTTTCCCGACGACGGACTATCGCGCGATCGAGGAACTGGATGCGATCAGCATTTGCGTTCCGACACCGCTCAGCCCGAACCAGGACCCGGACACGTCCTACATCACGAATGTGGTAGAGCAAATCAAGCAATATATGCGCAAAGGACTGCTCATCACACTGGAGAGCACGACCTATCCGGGAACGACCGAAGAGCTGATCGGGCGCGAGCTGGAAAAGCTCGGCTACGTCACAGGCGTCGACTTTTTCCTCTGCTACTCGCCTGAGCGGGTCGATCCGGGCAACCGCAAGTTCAACACGTACAATACGCCGAAAATCATCGGCGGCACGACGGAGCGTTGCATCGAGCTTGGGACACTTCTCTATGGCAACCTGGTCAAAACAGTCGTTCCGGTTTCCTCGCCAAAAGTGGCGGAGATGTCCAAGCTTTTGGAAAATACGTTCCGCAGCGTCAACATCGCGTTCATGAACGAAATGGCGATGATGTGCGACAGAATGGGCATCAACGTTTGGGAGGTAATCAAGGCCGCATCGACCAAGCCGTTCGGGTTCATGCCGTTTTATCCGGGACCCGGGATCGGTGGGCATTGCATACCGCTCGATCCGATGTATTTGTCGTGGAAAGCGAAAGGCTACCGTTTCCATAGCCAGTTCATCGAGATTGCCCAATCTATCAATGACAACATGCCAGATTACGTGCTGAACAAGACAGCACAGGTGCTCAATATTTACGCGAAAGCGATCAACAGCTCGCGCATTCTCATTTTGGGCATGGCCTACAAGCCGGACGTCGACGACTTGCGCGAATCTCCCGGACTGGAAATTTACGAGCTGTTCAAAAAGAGCGGGGCGCAGGTCGACTACTACGACCCGTATGCGCAAAGCTTCGTGAATAAAAAGGGACAGGTCGTGTCCTCGATTGAAAACGACTACGAGTTGTTCAAGACGTACGATTGCATGGTGCTCATCACCAACCACAAGTGCTTCCACTACCAGGAGCTGGCTGACTTGGGCGTCGCGATTATTGATACGCGCAACGCTTTCGACGGCATCACCAACCCGAACGTCTACCGCATCGGCACATCCGTTGCGATCCAGGAAGAAAAGGAAGTCGTGAGCTTGCTCGCCTAA
- a CDS encoding response regulator transcription factor produces the protein MSNLVPAFYELLSKMEENRMACGVILASCKNFSAESLELVKRDMEAQLADTMTMHFAHDKSKNILGILLEQKKLADTHFYALQVKDYLLGRKLLTGGLLIASFPESSRSSAQMLMRMIQEMKDASELGSIKVYEQHAANREQEPASILLVNQDETVNEFLRIYLQRKGYQVTVAHDGMDGMEKFREAAYDLVITDLNLPVVSGYQLMEKIRHLGQEAMSKIMVLTDKRLEEDVQKSFALGASDYITKPFSPVELEARVKRLIS, from the coding sequence ATGAGTAATCTCGTACCTGCTTTCTATGAATTGTTAAGCAAGATGGAAGAGAACCGCATGGCGTGCGGGGTTATCCTGGCATCTTGCAAAAACTTTTCCGCAGAGTCGCTGGAATTGGTCAAAAGGGATATGGAAGCGCAACTGGCAGACACCATGACCATGCATTTTGCGCATGACAAAAGCAAAAATATACTCGGCATTTTGCTGGAACAAAAAAAGCTCGCAGACACCCATTTTTACGCGCTGCAAGTCAAAGACTATTTGCTCGGCCGCAAGCTTTTGACAGGCGGGTTGTTGATCGCCAGCTTTCCGGAAAGCTCTCGTTCCTCGGCGCAAATGCTGATGCGAATGATTCAGGAGATGAAGGACGCAAGCGAGCTGGGAAGCATCAAGGTTTACGAACAGCACGCGGCGAACCGCGAGCAGGAGCCGGCAAGCATTTTGCTCGTCAATCAGGATGAGACGGTCAACGAGTTTTTGCGCATCTATCTACAGCGCAAAGGCTACCAGGTAACCGTCGCTCACGATGGGATGGACGGTATGGAAAAATTCCGCGAAGCCGCCTACGACCTGGTGATTACAGACCTGAACCTGCCTGTCGTCAGCGGCTATCAACTGATGGAGAAAATCAGGCATCTCGGCCAGGAAGCGATGAGCAAAATCATGGTGCTGACAGACAAACGCCTGGAGGAAGATGTGCAAAAATCGTTTGCCCTGGGCGCCTCCGATTACATCACGAAGCCATTTTCGCCAGTCGAGCTGGAAGCCAGAGTCAAACGCTTGATTTCATAG
- a CDS encoding glutaredoxin family protein — MVQAIVYSSTNCGFCKQLKTYLTEQNISFEERNIDEKEEFAQELSRLGVMSVPLTVIGEKKILGFNPNRIKKVLASLEETAQ, encoded by the coding sequence ATGGTACAAGCAATCGTTTATTCCAGCACAAACTGCGGCTTCTGCAAGCAACTGAAAACGTATTTGACGGAACAAAACATTTCTTTTGAAGAGCGCAACATCGACGAAAAGGAAGAATTTGCGCAAGAGCTGAGCCGCCTCGGCGTGATGTCGGTACCATTGACCGTCATCGGCGAAAAGAAAATTTTGGGCTTCAACCCGAACCGCATCAAAAAAGTACTGGCTTCCCTGGAAGAAACGGCACAGTAA
- a CDS encoding peroxiredoxin, which yields MTTQQQTVQLQVGKPAPDFNMLTTKNMETLNERVTLADYKGKWLILFFWPFDFTFVCPTEVTSFSDNMDEFEDLDCEVLGVSTDSVHTHRAWIKTPRDQNGIGEVNFPLASDFTKETARAYGVLDEVTGAAHRGLFIIDPDGILRYQVVTDMNVGRSVDETLRVLQALQAGGLCPANWKPGMKTL from the coding sequence ATGACCACCCAACAACAAACTGTACAGCTTCAAGTAGGAAAACCGGCACCGGACTTCAACATGCTCACAACCAAAAACATGGAGACGTTGAACGAGCGCGTGACGCTCGCTGACTACAAAGGCAAATGGCTGATCCTGTTCTTCTGGCCGTTCGACTTCACCTTCGTGTGCCCGACGGAAGTGACTTCCTTCAGCGACAACATGGACGAATTTGAAGATCTCGATTGCGAAGTGCTGGGCGTGTCCACCGACAGCGTGCACACACACCGCGCCTGGATCAAAACGCCGCGCGACCAGAACGGCATTGGCGAAGTCAACTTCCCGCTGGCAAGCGACTTCACAAAAGAAACCGCCCGCGCTTACGGCGTCCTCGACGAAGTAACCGGCGCAGCCCATCGCGGCCTGTTCATCATCGACCCGGACGGCATCCTGCGCTACCAGGTCGTAACAGACATGAACGTGGGCCGCAGCGTAGACGAAACACTCCGCGTCCTGCAAGCTCTCCAGGCAGGCGGCCTGTGCCCTGCAAACTGGAAGCCAGGAATGAAAACTTTGTAA
- a CDS encoding NAD(P)/FAD-dependent oxidoreductase — MYDVIIIGGGPAGTSAAIYTARGNLKTLVIDKAPGSGALALTHKIANYPGVEGELTGKELLDKMRRQAESFGAEFIQTTISAVDVEDEVKSIFTAHGTFEAKAVIVATGSKGRNRMLPGEEALLGRGVSTCATCDGAFYEGKHVAVIGDTEEALEEAHALTKFAGKITFLVPRADLQGVEEVPELPKTDILYRTRPLEIVGTNTVEGLRIRNAAGDEEVLSVDGVFVFLSGSKPGTDFLDGQVPLDDEGFMILDEYMQSSVPGVFGAGEVRKTPVKQAVVAAADGAIAAMAVDKYIHKRSKVVPQYK; from the coding sequence ATGTACGATGTAATCATAATCGGCGGCGGCCCGGCTGGTACATCCGCTGCGATATATACAGCCAGGGGGAATCTGAAAACGCTGGTGATCGATAAGGCGCCAGGCTCAGGTGCGCTTGCCCTGACACATAAAATCGCCAACTACCCTGGCGTGGAAGGCGAACTGACGGGAAAAGAACTGCTCGACAAAATGCGCAGGCAGGCGGAGAGCTTCGGTGCCGAGTTTATCCAGACGACGATTTCAGCCGTCGATGTCGAGGACGAAGTCAAAAGCATTTTTACCGCGCACGGCACGTTTGAAGCAAAAGCGGTCATCGTGGCGACTGGCTCAAAAGGGCGCAACCGCATGCTGCCAGGAGAGGAAGCTCTGCTCGGACGCGGCGTCAGCACATGTGCGACGTGCGACGGAGCGTTTTATGAAGGCAAGCATGTCGCCGTGATTGGCGATACGGAGGAAGCGCTGGAGGAAGCCCATGCGCTGACCAAGTTTGCGGGCAAAATTACGTTTTTGGTGCCGCGCGCCGATCTGCAAGGCGTGGAGGAGGTGCCGGAGCTGCCGAAAACAGACATCCTGTACCGCACCCGCCCACTGGAGATCGTCGGCACGAATACAGTAGAAGGTTTGCGCATCCGCAATGCGGCAGGCGACGAGGAAGTGCTTTCCGTAGACGGCGTGTTCGTCTTCCTGTCCGGCAGCAAGCCGGGGACGGATTTTCTCGACGGCCAGGTTCCGCTCGATGACGAGGGCTTCATGATCCTCGACGAATACATGCAGTCTTCTGTTCCAGGCGTGTTCGGAGCCGGAGAGGTGCGCAAAACCCCGGTCAAGCAAGCCGTCGTGGCAGCGGCAGACGGTGCGATTGCGGCGATGGCCGTGGACAAGTACATTCACAAACGTTCCAAAGTGGTTCCCCAATACAAATAA
- a CDS encoding HEAT repeat domain-containing protein, with translation MQTPLAMAIVFVYALCGLTVLGLLALFALKLRNISAEKQARRCQEKYRDYFVYLQAYSEEEERLKVPYGDPTQKEKQLIQKKLFELLERFTGVHREKLIRLCEDMGLVALDLERLKSGWKWTRVDAAYNLGVMRSRQAAPDLLALLQKSSANDPSLFIVARAIAKCARDNGDLRQMAEFVVRAKKNVHQLIVDMISDSQLDTDSLFTEFIRDKDPELVKIGLIGFSVHAQTGLEPALPKLVMSPDKEVRIKAVKLMCRDVRYLSEQTVKDFLNHKDWEIRALIAKAIGALQLAAYIPALKKAVGDSNWWVRHHSARSLAQMHTEGFAALCEILREERFGHKVDMAHQIILEELEKEKLRLEQESSTEQQLAYNEKLHLYRKSYKKTISTVQVMEG, from the coding sequence GTGCAAACACCATTGGCGATGGCAATTGTCTTCGTGTACGCACTATGCGGGTTGACCGTACTGGGCTTGCTTGCGTTGTTCGCACTGAAGCTGCGGAACATATCGGCAGAAAAACAGGCGCGGCGCTGCCAGGAAAAATACCGCGACTACTTCGTCTACTTGCAGGCCTATAGCGAAGAGGAAGAACGCCTGAAAGTGCCTTATGGCGACCCGACGCAAAAAGAAAAGCAACTGATCCAGAAAAAGCTGTTTGAGCTGTTGGAGCGCTTTACTGGCGTCCACCGGGAAAAGCTGATCCGGCTGTGCGAAGATATGGGGCTGGTCGCCCTCGATCTCGAACGGCTGAAAAGCGGCTGGAAATGGACGCGAGTCGACGCCGCCTACAACCTGGGAGTCATGCGCTCCCGGCAGGCCGCACCGGATTTGCTCGCTCTTTTGCAAAAGAGTAGCGCCAATGATCCGAGCCTGTTCATCGTTGCCCGGGCGATTGCCAAATGCGCCCGAGACAACGGTGATCTGCGGCAGATGGCAGAGTTCGTCGTCCGGGCGAAGAAAAACGTCCACCAGCTCATCGTCGACATGATTAGCGACTCCCAACTGGATACCGATTCGCTGTTTACCGAGTTTATCCGCGACAAAGACCCGGAGCTGGTCAAAATCGGACTGATCGGCTTCTCAGTGCACGCGCAGACTGGCCTGGAGCCGGCTTTGCCCAAGCTGGTCATGTCGCCGGACAAAGAAGTGCGCATCAAGGCCGTGAAGCTCATGTGCCGCGACGTCAGGTATTTAAGCGAACAGACGGTCAAAGATTTCCTGAACCACAAAGACTGGGAAATACGCGCACTGATCGCCAAAGCAATCGGGGCCTTGCAACTGGCCGCCTACATTCCCGCGCTGAAAAAAGCGGTCGGGGACAGCAACTGGTGGGTGCGCCATCACAGTGCGCGCAGTCTGGCACAGATGCACACAGAAGGCTTTGCGGCGCTGTGCGAGATTTTGCGGGAAGAGCGCTTCGGCCACAAAGTCGACATGGCGCACCAAATTATTTTGGAGGAGCTGGAAAAAGAAAAGCTTCGTCTGGAGCAAGAAAGCAGCACAGAACAGCAACTGGCGTACAACGAAAAGCTGCATCTGTACCGCAAGTCGTACAAAAAAACGATCTCTACGGTTCAGGTGATGGAAGGCTAG